The following is a genomic window from Solanum lycopersicum chromosome 6, SLM_r2.1.
TTGTCCTTGGCAAGTTGCAACATAAAGAAGGAAAACATAAAACCTTCTTGGAGCAAACAAAGATGCTAACAACACAGTCTTTTAAGTATGAAGTTTGAGGGGCATGAGTGAACTAACCTTTTCTTATGGCTACAAACAAATCTTTCCAATTATTTGGGGCATATACTAGTGAGGAAAAGTAAATGTGCTGTACCCATCAGTTAAACAAACTCTCGAACAACAAGTTTTTAGGATATTGTTACAATATTTGAACACAGACTTTGCATGTGGCTAGTGGCTACTAAATTTTACTTTTCAAAAGACAAAAAGGTCCTGCCTTAGTTTATATCTGATCAAATTGCCTCTTACTTAACAAAATTGAACATTCTGAGTTACACCAACATTGTATTGTTGCGTTTCTTGCCCAAGTCATGTAGATTGTTTGTTATATATTGTACTTCAACCGTGTGTAGATTGTCTAAGATCTTCTTATTTGCTTTGTTTCATTCAGGAGATGGATCTTGTCCAAATGAAACAAAGGGGAAAAAGAAGAGACAAGGGAGCACTGACTACGTCAGAATCCAAACTTCTATTTGTAATACGCATTGGAGGGTAAGTTCATTATTTTGTTGTCACATTCATAATCTTTTGGCTGGTTTGGCCTGCCGTAAGGTCCTAATGTTTGTGAGTAACTGCAGGAAAAGTGATATGCATCCAAGAACAAGGAAGGCTTTATACTCTTTGCGGTTGCGAAAAATCTTCAGTGGGGTCTTTGTCAAGGCAAATGAAAGAACAGTGGAGATTCTACAAAAGGTGGAGCCTTTTGTCACATATGGGTATGTGTACTTGATTTATGATTGCTGCAATGGTGTTCGCTTAGTTCATCTCCTTACTGGATAATTATAGTTACCTCTTATCAATGAATAGCAGACCTTATGCTATATTGCTTCAGTATAATGCATATCTAATTGGAAACCCATGCATCCCGCGCTAGCATTAGTTATTAACGAGCAAATTTTCTACTAATTAAATACTATGAATACAAGGTGGAACGAATACAACAAGTGCCAgttttaatgatataaataaaataaagtcatGTTGCCATAGAGGAAGATGCTGTGGAACTATACTCTAATGTTTCTGTAATTCATGATATTGTTGCGAGTACCTTCTTTTTTGAGGAAGACATTAAATTACCTAtatcatttcttattttctcaTGGCCAACTATCCTAACTTCTATCCAGGTTAGAGCAGTCTTTACCTTGATTGATTTTCTAAATAGTTATTCAGCTTTTGgtgatatgttgttgttatgatgtgtgttaaatgatgaaattcaatttctatTAGTAAAAAGTCAATGCCAAACCACCTTACCAATCAATGTGCTTTTTTCTTTGAAGCTACCCCAATCTGAAGAGTGTGAAAGACCTAATTTACAAGAAAGGTTCTGGAAAATTTGACAACCAGAGGGTGCCTTTGACTAGCAATGACATTGTTGAACAGGTGCCTTTGTTTCCATTTCTTTTACCATCACATAACTACAATAATTGAATTCATCACTCTTTGTTTTCGAGCATTCCTGCATTGTCTTAACTACAACTTATTTTGGCAGACACTGGGCCAATATGGCATTATATGCTTAGAGGACGTCGTGAGAGAGATTGCAAGTGTTGGTCCACACTTCAAGGAGGTTACTAGCTTTCTATGCCCCTTTGCTCTCACTAAGCCAGAGAAAGCTTTGCAGGGTAAGAAGAAACGATACAATGATGGTGGCGATTCAGGAAATCGTCAGGATCACATCAATGAGTTGATATCTAAGATGAATTAGCATAGACACCCGGGTTTCCAAACCAAATTTTTGTTGAGTGTTATAATATAGTTTGGTATGGGTTATTGTAAAAGATGGAGCATCGTAATCACTATACTAGGTGCTATTCCTTTTCCTCCACCCATTCATGTCATGTATTGTGTCTCAAGCCATTAGAAGGTATCATTGTATCTTCTTTCCGCTACTATTTTCATACTGCTGAAGTTAAaatgccaaaaatgtacctacTACATTATTATCAATGAAAAAAGAGCAGTTAAAAATCATGGAGGATTCTGAAGATGAGGTTTCTCTTCTGATTGTTGGGGAAAAGTTTAATTCCTTTGTGTGTGTCCTTTTTTCCATCATGTGTTTGTATATTTAACCATGAACAAATCGAGTCGATTTTGGCTGATGGCGATGCAAACGCCCCTCGTTGAGTCATTTGATATTCAGTTCGTGTGATTATAAACCTTATTCTTACCTTGTGACAAATTGGAGAGGATTTCTGAAAGGTCCTAATCAAGCAACACACAATAAGGCAATTTGAACAAGACAGCTCAGAGGTAAAAGTAAAACTAGGCAAATCAAATAATAGAGGAACATAACATATTATACAAAGCAAAATGAAGCAATAAACGAAGCTCAAGTAGCTACGCTATCTACCCACCAAGCTCTACCCATAAGAAGCGATACAGCATTCAACTACATTATAATCTTCGAGATTGTGGTGAAGATGGTTATGTTATTGAAAGATGAGGTTGCAAAAACCTGCCATTATTAGCTCAAACCAGAAAAGCATATCAAGAGTTCATTAGTGTTACACTGGAAGAATTCCAAGGGGAggcattaaattattttcatccaACAACATAAACCAGCAACGCCTGCGCTGGTCCTGCTTCACACATCATAGAGATAGGTCCGAAGATTCATGGAACCAAAAGTCTAAAGTAATTATCATTGACAACAAAATGTCAAACTGCAAATTTGTCAAATGATGCTATCACAGCATAGACACACAAACAAAGCTAACATGCAAACAAATATATTCTACCATGATATCAGAACAGATATCTAAAGCTAACCAAGACCACCTTCATCCTCCGTCCCAGTATCATTTGTTTTCGACTCCAACGAACTGAATATCACAACAACATTGAACCAAACCAGTTCTCCCTGCAGATAAAGAAAAAAGTCAAGCAAAGCATAGCATGAATGCAGGATAATAAGAATGAACCTTAACCATGTTAACTTTAATGGGTGCAGCAACTGAAACAACAACACCACATGAATGTAGAGACACTCTGAATTTAGCCAAAAGAAGGGTGGTATCATAAATGAAGAGCAAACACTCTTATCACAAGTTTACATTAGTGTGGCATCATAAGCACACACAAACACTAAGGATCTATCTTTCTATAGTtcacacatttttatttttttgttcttcaatggaggactCCATTCTCCACAACACCTAAACCATACAAGACACCGGCATACTTCTCAAGTGAGCCAATAAAGAAATTCTCTTTCAACTTCCTAAAAGTACAAGCTGTGAGCAAGCTATCCGAACCGGCCTGATGGCAGACACCAACTCTCTCAACTTCCAACAACTCCGCAAGCTTGTTCAGTCCACCATGAAGACTGTTGCAGAACTTCATCAAAT
Proteins encoded in this region:
- the LOC101258378 gene encoding large ribosomal subunit protein uL30y, whose product is MADEVPQPLNYIPEVILKKRKNNEEWAIRRKLQLEQKVRKLKSDSFVIKKPEQFIREYRDKEMDLVQMKQRGKRRDKGALTTSESKLLFVIRIGGKSDMHPRTRKALYSLRLRKIFSGVFVKANERTVEILQKVEPFVTYGYPNLKSVKDLIYKKGSGKFDNQRVPLTSNDIVEQTLGQYGIICLEDVVREIASVGPHFKEVTSFLCPFALTKPEKALQGKKKRYNDGGDSGNRQDHINELISKMN